One segment of Triticum aestivum cultivar Chinese Spring chromosome 2A, IWGSC CS RefSeq v2.1, whole genome shotgun sequence DNA contains the following:
- the LOC123189215 gene encoding nicotinate phosphoribosyltransferase 2, which produces MEATAPSVGAGANGSLAAAARAQVGPPTNPMATALLTDQYQFSMAYAYWKAGKHADHAVFDLYFRKNPFGGEFTVFAGLEECIKFIANFKFTEDEISFLQSVMPMCEDAFFDYLRGIDCSDVEVYSTPEGSVVFPKVPLMRVEGPVAVVQLLETPFVNLINYASLVTTNAARHRHVAGKSKVLMEFGLRRAQGPDGAISASKYCFMGGFDATSNVLAGHLFGIPLRGTHSHAYVSSYMSLDEIPDRTLRNKDGSKICKDFVSLVKEWLCKIQAADSLRNVFGDTNQSELAAFASYALAFPSSFLALVDTYDVMRSGIPNFCAVALALHDLGYKASGIRLDSGDLAYLSIETRKVFHAIEKEFNIPGFGKMIITASNDLNEETIDALNKQGHEVDAFGIGTYLVTCYSQAALGCVFKLVEINSRPRIKLSEDVAKVSIPCKKRCFRLYGKEGYPLVDIMIRESEPSPKAGERILCRHPFLESKRAYVVPQHVEELLHCYWPGSSDKPRAELPPLLKIRSRCMQQLEKLRPDHIRRLNPTPYKVSVSAKLYEFIHYLWLNEAPVGELQ; this is translated from the exons ATGGAGGCGACGGCGCCTAGCGTGGGCGCCGGCGCCAATGGTTcccttgcggcggcggcgagggcgcagGTGGGGCCGCCCACGAACCCCATGGCCACGGCGCTGCTCACCGATCAGTACCAGTTTTCCATGGCCTACGCCTACTGGAAGGCCGGCAAGCACGCCGACCATGCCGT GTTTGACCTGTACTTCAGGAAAAATCCATTTGGTGGAGAGTTTACTGTTTTTGCTGGTCTTGAAGAATGTATTAAATTCATTGCAAACTTTAAGTTCACGGAAGATGAGATTTCTTTCCTGCAGTCAGTAATGCCAATGTGTGAG GATGCATTCTTTGATTATCTCCGGGGAATTGATTGCTCTGATGTGGAAGTGTACTCCACTCCTGAGGGCTCAGTAGTCTTTCCAAAAGTGCCCTTGATGAGAGTTGAGGGTCCAGTTGCT GTGGTTCAACTACTTGAGACTCCATTTGTAAATCTCATCAATTATGCCTCTTTGGTAACCACGAATGCTGCGCGGCACCGTCATGTTGCTGGAAAGTCAAAGGTTCTAATGGAATTTGGTTTAAGACGAGCGCAG GGGCCTGATGGCGCAATAAGTGCTTCAAAGTATTGTTTTATGGGAGGCTTTGATGCAACCAG TAATGTATTGGCAGGACATCTATTTGGCATACCACTCCGTGGAACACATTCTCATGCTTATGTCAGCTCATATATG AGCCTTGATGAGATCCCAGACAGAACCCTAAGGAACAAAGATGGTTCAAAAATCTGCAAGGATTTTGTTAGTTTAGTGAAAGAGTGGCTTTGCAAGATTCAG GCAGCAGATTCATTACGTAATGTATTTGGCGATACAAATCAAAGTGAGCTGGCTGCATTTGCATCATATGCGTTGGCTTTTCCAAGCAGCTTTCTAGCACTGGTGGACACATATGAT gttATGCGAAGTGGGATTCCAAATTTCTGTGCGGTAGCTCTAGCACTCCATGACTTAGG GTACAAGGCATCTGGTATCAGATTAGACTCTGGTGATCTAGCCTATCTGTCTATTGAAACTCGAAAAGTTTTTCATGCAATAGAAAAGGAATTCAATATACCTGGTTTCGGGAAGATGATCATTACTGCTAGCAATGACCTGAATGAGGAAACAATTGATGCTCTGAACAAGCAG GGTCATGAAGTTGATGCCTTTGGAATCGGAACTTATCTTGTAACGTGTTATTCCCAAGCTGCTCTTGGATGTGTCTTTAAGCTAGTTGAGATCAATAGTAGACCTCGTATCAAACTTTCTGAGGATGTGGCAAAA GTCTCTATTCCATGCAAAAAGCGGTGTTTCAGATTGTATGGAAAAGAAGGCTATCCGTTGGTAGACATCATGATACGTGAAAGTGAACCATCACCAAAG GCAGGAGAGAGAATTCTTTGCCGCCATCCGTTCCTTGAATCCAAGAGGGCTTATGTTGTCCCCCAGCATGTTGAGGAGCTGCTACATTGCTACTGGCCTGGGAGTTCAG ATAAACCTAGAGCAGAGTTGCCCCCGCTGCTGAAGATCAGAAGCCGCTGTATGCAACAGCTCGAAAAACTTCGACCGGATCACATCAGACGGCTAAATCCGACACCTTACAAG GTGAGTGTGAGTGCAAAGCTGTACGAGTTCATCCATTACCTATGGCTGAACGAGGCGCCAGTAGGCGAATTACAGTAG